A window from Opitutia bacterium ISCC 52 encodes these proteins:
- a CDS encoding integration host factor subunit beta: protein MSDNLTKRDIVLDIYQKTNYPQKEVKEVVQLTLDAIANALSSGQNVELRNFGVFEIQVRKARIGRNPNKPEKDVIIPTRAVVKFKAGKELKANLKDLELDNLA from the coding sequence ATGTCAGACAATTTAACTAAGCGAGATATCGTTCTGGATATCTACCAGAAAACCAATTATCCGCAAAAGGAAGTCAAGGAGGTTGTTCAACTTACCTTGGACGCCATCGCAAACGCATTGAGCTCCGGTCAAAATGTTGAGTTGAGGAATTTTGGTGTGTTTGAAATTCAGGTTCGAAAGGCCCGGATTGGACGTAACCCTAATAAACCGGAGAAGGATGTAATTATTCCAACTCGTGCAGTGGTAAAGTTCAAAGCCGGAAAAGAATTGAAAGCCAACCTGAAAGACCTGGAGCTGGATAACTTGGCGTAA